One window from the genome of Chroogloeocystis siderophila 5.2 s.c.1 encodes:
- a CDS encoding protein-S-isoprenylcysteine O-methyltransferase produces the protein MDTQILKVAFLIGLAASTIIRIPYQRETQQNTIIDNRKTPQEKGLLFLVFLGMVALPLVYVFTPWLDIANYHLPIWVNGLGIVTFAIAMWLFWRSHHDLGRNWSPTLQIREAHTLIASGVYQKIRHPMYMSIWLWSIAQALLLPNWIAGLAGVIAFGILYIVRVGNEEQMMIEQFGTQYQEYMYKTKRLIPYLF, from the coding sequence ATGGACACGCAAATCCTTAAAGTCGCCTTCCTAATTGGGCTAGCAGCAAGTACAATTATTCGCATTCCTTACCAGCGAGAAACTCAACAAAACACAATCATCGATAATCGCAAAACTCCTCAAGAAAAAGGATTGCTGTTTTTGGTGTTTTTAGGAATGGTTGCTTTGCCACTCGTATACGTTTTTACTCCGTGGCTTGATATTGCCAACTATCACCTACCGATTTGGGTTAATGGCTTAGGCATTGTGACATTTGCGATCGCAATGTGGCTATTTTGGCGATCACATCACGATCTGGGGAGAAACTGGTCGCCAACCTTACAAATACGAGAAGCCCACACACTAATCGCCAGCGGAGTTTATCAAAAAATTCGCCATCCTATGTACATGTCGATTTGGCTATGGAGTATTGCCCAAGCACTATTATTACCAAATTGGATAGCAGGTTTAGCAGGAGTCATTGCCTTCGGCATTCTCTACATTGTCCGAGTTGGCAATGAAGAACAAATGATGATCGAGCAATTTGGCACTCAATACCAAGAATATATGTACAAAACAAAGCGATTAATACCCTATCTCTTCTAG
- a CDS encoding ABC transporter ATP-binding protein, translating into MTHSAFSKPPTKIWDVMAPVKGRIVGAIALSALSSIAGIGSLLTIPPIAAALLSELPPAQIWQWIAIALGMVAIAFTARVFAFHVSHIAAFKLEVILRTALTTHLAQVPLGYIITTGSGAIKKIVQDDVKSLHAFVADSTPLFGQAYTIPVVSLIAMFVADWRLGLVTLAVLPVGMIFIRLALRDYAEQRDAYDRANEQINSVIIEFVQGMQVVRTFSDGSSSFARFQNTLDTFTQKLREWNEKTQTSGRFGTLLFEPLPTLLIVSAVGAWFMMQETLSFPRLLVFLLLAPRLCGAFKPIFTLSYFINQANAGALRIGSVLAEPALPQPEHSQQPANASITLRNVTCSYSDGRPALQDISLDLPAGTVTALVGPSGAGKTTLARLIPRFWDVDHGSIEIGGVDVRQMNSDTLMSWVSFVFQDTFLLHDTIRNNIKLGKPNATDAEIVAAASAAQAHDILTLPNGYDTIAGERGTRLSGGQRQRITIARAILQDNPIVVLDEATAFADPENEALIQQAIASLTTGKTLIVVAHRLATIMSADQIAVLDRGRLVECGKHNELLANDGVYARLWLRHQQAQNWELKVRSHQSAARSAIANFS; encoded by the coding sequence GGCAGCGCTCTTATCTGAATTACCACCTGCCCAAATTTGGCAATGGATTGCAATAGCATTAGGAATGGTAGCGATCGCCTTTACCGCCAGAGTTTTTGCATTTCATGTCTCCCACATCGCAGCATTTAAACTTGAAGTCATCTTACGAACAGCACTGACTACACACCTTGCCCAAGTGCCACTCGGCTATATTATTACCACTGGCTCAGGTGCAATTAAGAAAATTGTCCAAGATGATGTCAAATCACTTCATGCCTTTGTCGCCGACAGTACACCCTTATTTGGACAAGCATACACAATTCCGGTGGTGTCATTAATTGCAATGTTTGTTGCCGATTGGCGATTAGGATTAGTGACATTAGCAGTACTTCCCGTAGGCATGATTTTCATTCGGCTGGCGTTACGCGATTATGCCGAACAACGCGATGCTTACGATCGCGCCAATGAACAGATTAATAGCGTCATCATTGAGTTTGTGCAAGGAATGCAAGTCGTTCGCACCTTTAGTGATGGTAGTAGTTCCTTTGCTCGATTTCAGAATACACTCGATACCTTTACGCAGAAGCTGCGCGAATGGAATGAAAAAACGCAGACTTCTGGTCGATTCGGAACATTGCTATTTGAACCGTTACCCACACTATTGATCGTATCTGCGGTGGGAGCGTGGTTCATGATGCAAGAAACGCTATCCTTCCCGCGACTATTAGTATTTCTTTTACTCGCCCCTCGCTTGTGCGGAGCGTTTAAGCCTATATTCACACTTTCCTATTTCATCAATCAAGCGAATGCCGGAGCGTTACGGATTGGAAGCGTACTCGCCGAACCAGCACTACCACAACCCGAACATTCTCAACAGCCTGCCAATGCTTCAATTACGTTACGCAATGTAACTTGCTCCTACAGTGATGGACGTCCAGCACTACAAGATATATCGCTCGATCTGCCAGCCGGAACAGTAACAGCATTAGTAGGTCCTTCAGGTGCGGGCAAAACGACTCTAGCACGACTTATTCCTCGTTTTTGGGATGTCGATCATGGCTCAATTGAGATTGGCGGTGTAGATGTGCGCCAAATGAACTCTGATACTTTGATGTCCTGGGTTTCATTTGTCTTTCAAGATACCTTTTTATTGCACGACACGATCCGCAACAACATTAAACTAGGTAAACCAAACGCCACCGATGCAGAAATAGTTGCAGCAGCTTCTGCAGCACAAGCCCACGATATCCTCACATTACCCAACGGCTACGACACGATCGCTGGCGAACGAGGGACTCGGCTTTCAGGTGGACAGCGCCAGCGTATTACGATTGCCCGTGCGATTCTACAAGATAATCCCATTGTTGTATTAGATGAAGCCACTGCCTTTGCCGATCCGGAAAATGAAGCGTTGATTCAACAAGCGATCGCATCACTAACAACGGGGAAAACCTTAATTGTAGTCGCACATCGCTTAGCGACGATTATGAGTGCCGATCAGATTGCAGTATTAGATCGAGGACGATTAGTAGAATGCGGTAAACACAACGAACTACTTGCAAATGATGGTGTTTACGCACGACTCTGGTTGCGTCATCAGCAAGCGCAGAATTGGGAACTCAAAGTGCGATCGCATCAAAGCGCTGCGCGTAGCGCAATTGCAAACTTTAGTTGA